Proteins from one Nitrobacteraceae bacterium AZCC 2146 genomic window:
- a CDS encoding acetyl-CoA C-acetyltransferase (product_source=KO:K00626; cath_funfam=3.40.47.10; cog=COG0183; ko=KO:K00626; pfam=PF00108,PF02803; superfamily=53901; tigrfam=TIGR01930), which produces MSTASDPVVIVSAARTPLGRFQGDLSSLSGHKLGSHVISAAVERAKLTPDRIDEVFMGCVLPAGQGQAPARQAARGAKLPDATGATTINKVCGSGMKATMLAHDIINAGSAEIVLSGGMESMTNAPYLLQKARGGYRVGHDRIIDHMLMDGLEDAYEVGRSMGDFGEATAEAYQFTRKDQDVYAMETLTRARKAVEGGAFKAEIAPITIVEKAGPREIGNDEHPLKVDPAKIPNLKPAFRANGTITPAASSANADGAAALILARRSLADRDGLPSLAVIRGHATHSQEPQWFTTAPIPAIRKLLDKVGWSVGDVDLFEINEAFAVVPMAAQRDLGIPREKININGGACALGHPIGATGARLIVTLLHALEAHGLKRGVAALCIGGGEATAIAVERIIH; this is translated from the coding sequence ATGTCCACAGCCTCCGATCCGGTCGTCATCGTTTCCGCCGCCAGAACCCCGCTCGGTCGCTTCCAGGGCGATCTGTCCTCGCTGTCAGGCCACAAGCTCGGCAGCCACGTCATCAGCGCGGCCGTGGAACGCGCCAAGCTGACACCCGACCGCATCGACGAGGTGTTCATGGGCTGCGTGCTCCCGGCCGGCCAAGGTCAGGCCCCGGCGCGACAGGCCGCCCGCGGCGCGAAACTGCCGGACGCCACCGGCGCCACTACCATCAACAAGGTTTGCGGCTCCGGCATGAAGGCGACCATGCTGGCGCACGACATCATCAATGCCGGCTCCGCCGAGATCGTGTTGTCCGGCGGCATGGAGAGCATGACCAACGCGCCCTATTTGCTGCAGAAGGCCCGCGGCGGCTACCGCGTCGGCCATGACCGCATCATCGACCATATGCTGATGGATGGTCTGGAAGATGCTTACGAAGTCGGCCGCTCGATGGGCGACTTCGGCGAGGCCACGGCGGAAGCCTACCAGTTTACCCGCAAGGACCAGGACGTTTATGCAATGGAGACTCTGACCCGCGCCCGCAAGGCGGTCGAGGGCGGCGCTTTCAAGGCCGAGATCGCGCCGATCACCATCGTTGAAAAAGCCGGTCCGCGCGAGATCGGCAATGACGAACATCCGCTGAAGGTCGATCCCGCAAAAATTCCGAACCTGAAGCCGGCGTTCCGTGCCAACGGCACCATCACGCCAGCCGCCTCCTCCGCCAATGCGGACGGCGCTGCGGCGCTGATCCTGGCGCGGCGCTCGCTCGCCGATCGCGATGGCCTGCCCTCGCTCGCGGTCATCCGTGGCCACGCCACCCATAGCCAGGAGCCGCAGTGGTTCACCACCGCGCCGATTCCGGCGATCCGCAAACTGCTCGACAAGGTCGGCTGGAGCGTCGGCGATGTCGATCTGTTCGAGATCAACGAGGCCTTCGCGGTGGTACCGATGGCGGCGCAGCGCGACCTCGGCATTCCCCGCGAGAAGATCAACATCAATGGCGGCGCCTGCGCGCTCGGCCATCCGATCGGTGCCACCGGCGCACGGCTGATCGTGACGCTGCTTCATGCGCTGGAGGCCCATGGCCTGAAACGTGGCGTCGCAGCGCTGTGCATCGGCGGCGGAGAAGCCACGGCAATCGCGGTCGAACGCATCATTCACTAG
- a CDS encoding enoyl-CoA hydratase (product_source=KO:K01715; cath_funfam=3.90.226.10; cog=COG1024; ko=KO:K01715; pfam=PF00378; superfamily=52096): MHMLNPHCGVERDSRGVARLTICNAGPLNILNSAVIKGVREGLEVLATERAIRALVVVGQSEKSMIGGADIKEMAMLDQASAEKFITGLRDLCEAARAFPAPVIARIPGWCLGGGLEFAAACDFRIAAHDAKFAMPEVKVGIPSVIHAALLPRLIGWGRARWLIMTAATVDAPTALNWGLVDVVAPEGGLDTAVENTIASILECGPEAMRSQKALLKQWEELPLKESVDLSVGVFGEAYLTGEPRRLMQGFINRKR; encoded by the coding sequence ATGCACATGCTCAATCCCCATTGCGGCGTCGAACGCGATTCCCGCGGCGTTGCTCGACTGACGATCTGCAACGCCGGCCCGCTCAACATCCTCAATTCGGCTGTCATCAAGGGCGTACGCGAAGGCCTCGAGGTGCTGGCGACCGAGCGCGCGATTCGCGCCTTGGTCGTGGTGGGCCAGAGCGAAAAGAGCATGATCGGCGGCGCGGACATCAAAGAGATGGCGATGCTGGACCAGGCCTCGGCCGAAAAATTCATCACCGGCCTGCGCGACCTGTGCGAGGCGGCCCGCGCGTTCCCCGCCCCCGTGATTGCGCGAATTCCGGGCTGGTGCCTTGGCGGCGGTCTGGAATTTGCCGCAGCCTGCGACTTCCGCATCGCCGCGCATGACGCCAAATTCGCCATGCCCGAGGTCAAGGTCGGAATTCCCTCGGTAATCCACGCCGCGCTGTTGCCGCGGCTGATCGGCTGGGGCCGCGCCCGCTGGCTCATCATGACCGCGGCGACCGTCGATGCGCCCACCGCGCTGAACTGGGGCCTGGTCGATGTGGTGGCACCGGAAGGCGGCCTCGATACCGCCGTGGAAAACACCATCGCCTCAATTCTGGAATGCGGGCCGGAAGCGATGCGCTCGCAAAAAGCCCTGCTGAAGCAATGGGAAGAGCTGCCGCTCAAGGAATCTGTCGATCTCAGCGTCGGCGTGTTCGGCGAGGCCTATCTCACCGGCGAACCGCGGCGGCTGATGCAGGGCTTCATCAACCGGAAACGGTAG
- a CDS encoding TetR/AcrR family transcriptional repressor of nem operon (product_source=KO:K16137; cath_funfam=1.10.357.10; cog=COG1309; ko=KO:K16137; pfam=PF00440; superfamily=46689,48498), whose translation MRYSKEHKLETHARIVKKASVRLREKGAHGIGVADLMKDAGLTHGGFYAHFDSREALVIEAFAYAMDRSTDRWRQLAAQAAPNQRLSTIVDAYLSPQHRDNPGHGCAVPALSAEVARESPKTRKAFAGKLDQMIEMMAEQFPGTAGKSTRKQAMAALATMMGTLVLARVAGNGELSEDLLSAGRDAVLGRAAAMKPTVKKAAVNKKVAVKAAAGAKN comes from the coding sequence ATGCGCTATTCCAAGGAACATAAGCTCGAAACCCACGCGCGGATCGTGAAAAAGGCTTCGGTGCGGCTGCGTGAAAAGGGCGCGCATGGCATTGGCGTCGCCGACCTGATGAAGGACGCCGGCCTTACACACGGTGGGTTCTACGCACATTTCGATTCGCGGGAAGCGCTGGTGATCGAAGCCTTCGCCTATGCGATGGATCGTTCCACCGACCGCTGGCGCCAGTTGGCGGCTCAGGCCGCGCCGAACCAGCGCCTGTCTACCATCGTCGATGCCTATCTCTCGCCGCAGCACCGCGACAATCCCGGTCATGGCTGTGCGGTGCCGGCGCTCAGCGCGGAAGTCGCCCGCGAAAGCCCCAAAACCCGCAAGGCGTTTGCCGGCAAGCTCGATCAGATGATCGAGATGATGGCCGAGCAATTCCCGGGCACCGCCGGCAAGTCGACGCGCAAGCAGGCGATGGCGGCGCTCGCCACCATGATGGGCACGCTGGTGTTGGCGCGGGTCGCCGGTAATGGCGAACTGTCCGAGGATTTGCTCAGCGCCGGCCGCGATGCTGTGCTCGGTCGCGCGGCGGCGATGAAGCCAACCGTCAAGAAAGCTGCCGTCAACAAGAAGGTGGCTGTGAAAGCCGCGGCCGGCGCAAAAAACTGA
- a CDS encoding malonate-semialdehyde dehydrogenase (acetylating)/methylmalonate-semialdehyde dehydrogenase (product_source=KO:K00140; cath_funfam=3.40.309.10,3.40.605.10; cog=COG1012; ko=KO:K00140; pfam=PF00171; superfamily=53720; tigrfam=TIGR01722), producing MRTIGHFIGGREVKGTSGRFADVFEPMTGDVQAQVALASKAELRAAVENAAEAQIAWGATNPQRRARVMMKFLELAQRDYDKLADRLAREHGKTVPDAKGDIQRGLEVVEFACGIPHLMKGEYTEGAGPGIDIYSMRQPLGVVAGITPFNFPAMIPMWKFAPAIACGNAFILKPSERDPGVPMMLAELMIEAGLPPGILNVVNGDKEAVDAILDDPDIRAVGFVGSSPIAQYIYERAASTGKRAQCFGGAKNHAIIMPDADMDQTVDALIGAGYGSAGERCMAISVAVPVGKTTADRLMEKLIPRVESLKIGTSVDPSADFGPLVTKAALERVKDYVEVGIKEGAKLAVDGRGFKMQGYENGFYMGGCLFDNVTKDMRIYKEEIFGPVLSVVRAHDYAEALALPSDHDYGNGVAIFTRDGDAARDFAAKVNVGMVGINVPIPVPIAYYTFGGWKKSGFGDLNQHGPDSIRFYTKTKTVTARWPSGVKEGAEFSIPTMN from the coding sequence ATGCGCACAATCGGTCATTTCATCGGCGGCCGCGAGGTCAAGGGCACATCCGGACGTTTTGCCGATGTGTTCGAACCGATGACCGGCGACGTCCAGGCCCAGGTGGCGCTGGCCTCGAAAGCCGAATTGCGCGCCGCGGTCGAGAATGCCGCCGAAGCGCAGATCGCCTGGGGCGCCACCAATCCGCAGCGCCGTGCCCGCGTGATGATGAAGTTCCTCGAACTGGCGCAGCGCGACTACGACAAGCTGGCCGATCGGCTGGCGCGCGAGCACGGCAAGACCGTGCCCGATGCCAAGGGCGACATCCAGCGCGGTCTCGAAGTGGTAGAATTCGCCTGCGGCATTCCGCACCTGATGAAGGGTGAATACACCGAAGGCGCCGGCCCCGGCATTGACATCTATTCGATGCGGCAGCCGCTCGGCGTTGTCGCCGGCATCACCCCGTTCAATTTCCCGGCGATGATCCCGATGTGGAAATTCGCGCCCGCCATCGCCTGCGGCAACGCGTTCATTTTGAAGCCCTCGGAACGCGATCCCGGCGTGCCGATGATGCTGGCCGAACTGATGATCGAGGCCGGCCTACCACCGGGCATCCTCAATGTTGTTAACGGCGACAAGGAAGCGGTGGACGCGATCCTCGACGATCCCGATATTCGTGCTGTCGGCTTTGTCGGCTCATCGCCGATCGCGCAATATATCTACGAGCGCGCCGCCTCGACCGGAAAGCGCGCGCAGTGCTTTGGCGGCGCCAAGAACCACGCCATCATCATGCCCGATGCCGACATGGACCAGACCGTCGATGCCTTGATCGGCGCCGGCTACGGTTCCGCCGGCGAACGCTGCATGGCGATCTCGGTGGCGGTGCCAGTCGGCAAGACCACCGCCGACCGCCTGATGGAGAAGCTGATCCCGCGTGTCGAAAGCCTGAAGATCGGCACGTCGGTCGATCCGTCCGCGGATTTCGGTCCGCTGGTGACGAAAGCCGCGCTGGAGCGCGTCAAGGATTACGTCGAGGTCGGCATCAAGGAAGGCGCCAAGCTCGCGGTCGACGGTCGCGGCTTCAAGATGCAGGGCTACGAGAACGGCTTCTACATGGGCGGCTGCCTGTTCGACAACGTCACCAAGGACATGCGGATTTACAAGGAAGAGATCTTTGGCCCGGTGCTGTCGGTGGTCCGCGCACATGACTACGCCGAAGCGCTGGCGCTGCCATCCGACCACGACTATGGCAACGGCGTCGCGATCTTCACCCGCGACGGCGACGCCGCGCGCGATTTTGCCGCGAAGGTGAATGTCGGAATGGTCGGCATCAATGTGCCGATCCCGGTGCCGATCGCCTACTACACCTTCGGCGGCTGGAAGAAGTCCGGCTTCGGCGACCTCAACCAGCACGGTCCGGATTCGATCCGCTTCTACACCAAGACCAAGACCGTCACCGCGCGCTGGCCGTCTGGCGTCAAGGAAGGCGCGGAGTTCTCGATTCCGACGATGAATTAG
- a CDS encoding alkylation response protein AidB-like acyl-CoA dehydrogenase (product_source=COG1960; cath_funfam=1.10.540.10,1.20.140.10,2.40.110.10; cog=COG1960; pfam=PF00441,PF02770,PF02771; superfamily=47203,56645), with product MMQFALNEEQIAVRDMARDFAAEKIAPFALQWDEEKFFPVDVMREAAALGMGGIYISDDVGGSALTRFDAALIFEALAQGCPTTSAFISIHNMASWMIDTYGNDTQRQKWLPKLCRMDLLASYCLTEPGSGSDAAALRTRAVPDGDHYVLNGQKQFISGAGKGDLYVVMVRTGADGPGGISTLVVEGDTPGLSFGANERKMGWNAQPTRAVIFENARVPVANRLGDEGIGFKIAMAGLDGGRLNIAACSLGGAQSALDKSLAYMKERKAFGKRLDEFQALQFRLADMATELEAARTFVWRAAAALDRKDADATMLCAMAKRFGTDVGFEVANQALQLHGGYGYLSEYGIEKIVRDLRVHQILEGTNEIMRLIVARKLIEGAR from the coding sequence ATGATGCAGTTCGCTCTCAACGAGGAACAGATCGCCGTTCGCGACATGGCGCGCGATTTCGCCGCGGAGAAAATCGCGCCTTTCGCGCTCCAGTGGGATGAAGAAAAATTCTTCCCGGTGGACGTGATGCGCGAGGCGGCGGCGCTGGGCATGGGCGGCATCTATATATCGGACGACGTCGGCGGCTCCGCGCTGACGCGTTTCGACGCGGCATTGATCTTTGAGGCGCTGGCGCAGGGATGTCCTACCACCTCGGCCTTCATCTCGATCCACAACATGGCGTCGTGGATGATCGACACCTATGGCAACGACACCCAGCGGCAGAAGTGGCTGCCGAAGCTGTGCCGGATGGACCTGCTTGCGAGCTATTGTCTGACCGAACCAGGCTCGGGTTCTGACGCTGCGGCGTTGCGTACCCGTGCCGTTCCGGACGGCGATCACTATGTGCTGAACGGCCAGAAGCAGTTCATCTCCGGCGCAGGCAAAGGCGATCTCTATGTGGTGATGGTGCGGACCGGCGCAGACGGCCCGGGCGGCATTTCCACACTGGTGGTGGAGGGCGATACGCCCGGCCTGTCGTTCGGTGCCAATGAGCGCAAGATGGGCTGGAATGCGCAGCCGACCCGCGCCGTGATTTTCGAGAACGCGCGCGTGCCGGTGGCCAACCGGCTTGGCGACGAGGGCATCGGTTTCAAGATCGCGATGGCTGGGCTTGATGGCGGCCGGCTCAACATCGCGGCGTGTTCGCTCGGCGGCGCGCAGTCGGCGCTCGACAAGTCGCTGGCCTACATGAAAGAACGCAAGGCCTTCGGCAAGCGCCTTGATGAATTTCAGGCGCTGCAGTTTCGGCTTGCCGACATGGCGACCGAACTCGAAGCCGCGCGTACTTTTGTTTGGCGCGCCGCAGCGGCACTCGATCGCAAGGATGCCGACGCCACGATGCTGTGCGCGATGGCCAAGCGTTTCGGCACCGATGTCGGATTCGAGGTCGCCAACCAGGCGCTGCAGCTGCATGGCGGCTATGGCTATCTCAGCGAATACGGCATCGAGAAGATCGTGCGCGATCTGCGGGTGCACCAGATTCTCGAAGGCACCAATGAAATCATGCGGCTGATCGTGGCGCGCAAATTGATCGAGGGCGCGCGATGA
- a CDS encoding enoyl-CoA hydratase (product_source=KO:K01692; cath_funfam=3.90.226.10; cog=COG1024; ko=KO:K01692; pfam=PF16113; superfamily=52096): MTTAVASAVSAEPDLIVRREGAAGVIRLNRPKALNALTLEMTRGIDAALDAFEADPKVALILLEGAGERGLCAGGDIRGLYESARSGGDLGKIFWREEYILNARIASLAKPYVAFMDGIVMGGGVGLSAHGSHRIVTDKTKMGMPEVGVGFFPDVGGTWLLSRAPGELGTYYGLTGTTMTGADAVYARLADVVVNSDKWPALREALTRAPTKADAADVRAIMDRFAMPDVSAPIAAHQKMVDAFFGHDSIEEIVTSLAHHTSEFAQAALGMILEKSPTGLKLTLKLLRMARESASLKECLIREYAAALEIFVNHDFPEGIRAAVIDKDRHPKWQPARLEEVTPEMIARYFVPRGRDELTF, encoded by the coding sequence ATGACAACGGCTGTTGCGTCGGCGGTGAGCGCCGAGCCCGATCTGATCGTGCGGCGCGAAGGTGCGGCCGGCGTGATCCGGCTGAATCGTCCGAAGGCACTGAATGCGCTGACGCTGGAAATGACCCGCGGCATCGACGCTGCGCTTGATGCGTTCGAGGCCGATCCGAAAGTGGCGCTGATCCTGCTAGAAGGCGCGGGCGAACGCGGGCTGTGTGCCGGTGGTGATATTCGCGGCCTCTATGAAAGCGCGCGTTCCGGTGGCGATCTCGGCAAGATCTTCTGGCGCGAAGAATACATTCTGAACGCGCGGATCGCGTCGCTCGCGAAACCCTATGTTGCCTTCATGGACGGTATCGTGATGGGCGGCGGCGTCGGACTTTCGGCCCATGGCAGCCACCGCATCGTCACCGACAAGACCAAGATGGGCATGCCGGAAGTCGGCGTCGGCTTCTTTCCGGATGTCGGCGGCACCTGGCTGTTGTCGCGTGCGCCCGGCGAGCTCGGCACCTATTACGGGCTGACCGGGACGACAATGACCGGCGCCGATGCGGTGTATGCGCGCCTTGCTGATGTCGTGGTGAACTCCGACAAATGGCCGGCTTTGCGCGAAGCGTTGACGCGGGCGCCAACCAAGGCCGATGCGGCTGACGTGCGCGCGATCATGGATCGCTTTGCGATGCCGGATGTTTCTGCGCCTATCGCTGCGCACCAAAAAATGGTCGATGCATTTTTCGGGCACGACAGCATCGAGGAGATCGTTACCTCGTTGGCGCACCACACGTCGGAATTTGCACAAGCCGCTCTGGGCATGATCCTGGAAAAATCTCCAACGGGTCTGAAGCTGACGCTAAAACTGCTGCGCATGGCGCGGGAGTCGGCGTCGCTGAAGGAATGCCTCATTCGCGAATACGCCGCCGCGCTGGAGATCTTCGTCAACCATGATTTTCCGGAAGGCATCCGCGCCGCGGTGATCGACAAGGATCGCCATCCGAAATGGCAGCCGGCACGTCTTGAAGAGGTGACGCCCGAGATGATCGCGCGCTACTTTGTGCCACGTGGCAGAGACGAACTGACATTCTGA
- a CDS encoding 3-hydroxyisobutyrate dehydrogenase (product_source=KO:K00020; cath_funfam=1.10.1040.10,3.40.50.720; cog=COG2084; ko=KO:K00020; pfam=PF03446,PF14833; superfamily=48179,51735; tigrfam=TIGR01692) — MTSIAFIGLGNMGGPMAANLVKAGHTVHGFDLTPASRDAAKADGVAIAAKATEAAKDAEVVITMLPAGKHVLSVWSEIIPAIAKGTLMIDCSTIDVESARKSHELAAEHHLPSIDAPVSGGTGGAKGGTLTFMAGGDAKAFAAAKPILEAMGKKIVHCGDAGAGQAAKICNNMILGISMIGVSEAFVLAEKLGLSHQALFDVASTSSGQCWSLTSYCPVPGPVPTSPSNNEYRPGFAAALMLKDLRLSQEAAKAAGAVTPLGAHAESIYETFDKAGHGGVDFSGIIHQLRHLAGK, encoded by the coding sequence ATGACCAGCATTGCATTCATCGGTCTGGGCAATATGGGTGGCCCGATGGCCGCCAACCTCGTCAAGGCAGGCCATACCGTACATGGCTTCGATCTGACGCCGGCGTCGCGCGACGCGGCGAAGGCTGACGGCGTGGCGATTGCCGCCAAGGCAACGGAGGCGGCGAAGGATGCGGAAGTCGTCATCACCATGCTGCCCGCGGGCAAGCACGTGCTGTCGGTGTGGAGCGAGATCATTCCGGCAATCGCCAAGGGTACGCTGATGATCGATTGCTCGACCATCGATGTCGAGAGTGCGCGGAAGTCGCATGAATTGGCGGCCGAGCATCATCTGCCGTCGATCGATGCGCCGGTGTCGGGCGGCACCGGTGGCGCGAAAGGTGGCACGTTGACCTTCATGGCTGGCGGCGACGCCAAGGCATTTGCGGCTGCCAAGCCGATCCTCGAAGCAATGGGCAAGAAGATCGTACATTGTGGCGACGCCGGCGCGGGGCAGGCGGCGAAGATCTGCAACAACATGATCCTGGGCATTTCGATGATCGGCGTCAGCGAGGCCTTTGTGCTGGCCGAAAAGCTCGGCCTGTCGCATCAGGCGCTGTTCGATGTTGCCTCGACGTCGTCGGGCCAGTGCTGGTCGCTGACATCCTATTGTCCGGTGCCGGGTCCGGTGCCGACGTCGCCGTCGAACAACGAATACAGACCGGGCTTCGCCGCGGCGCTGATGCTGAAGGACCTGCGGCTGTCGCAGGAAGCCGCAAAGGCCGCGGGCGCGGTGACGCCGCTTGGCGCCCATGCCGAGAGCATCTATGAGACCTTCGACAAGGCAGGCCACGGCGGCGTGGATTTCTCGGGGATCATTCATCAGCTGCGGCATCTGGCCGGCAAGTAG
- a CDS encoding acetyl-CoA synthetase (product_source=KO:K01895; cath_funfam=2.30.38.10,3.30.300.30,3.40.50.980; cog=COG0365; ko=KO:K01895; pfam=PF00501,PF13193; superfamily=56801) yields MTTFQQARAFLLRHRNDYDKAVAGFRWPDPVDFNWALDWFDAELAGNADSKSRTALWIVDAGSNRETKLSFETLSRRSNQVANFLRAQGLKRGDHLLLLLGNIVPLWETMLAAMKLGVVVIPATTLLTTDELRDRLDRGRAKIVVASQDQIAKLTGLGGNDFIRVVAGAPTAHDGWLPFEQAADFPDTFAPDGPTRADDPMLLYFTSGTTAKPKLVRHSQRSYPVGGLSTMYWLGLQPGDIHLNISSPGWAKHAWSCLFAPWNAGATVFVVNQPRFDAKGLLATVGRCGVTTLCAPPTVWRLFIQEKLATFKVALREVCGAGEPLNPEVIDQVRAAWDLTIRDGYGQTETTALAGNSPGQKVKIGSMGRPLPGWQVRITDADGNPAQEGEVSLVLGADRPAGLMQGYQADDGSVSGADGDIYRSGDVVFADDDGYLTFVGRSDDVFKSSDYRISPFELESILLEHDAVAEAAVVPSPDPIRLAIPKAYVLLVAGTERSAATALSIFEHLHLRLAPFKRIRRIELVTELPKTISGKIRRVQLRRLEHANDRDDALRGIEFREEDFPALQAARPSGLPET; encoded by the coding sequence ATGACGACCTTTCAGCAAGCCCGCGCCTTCCTGCTCCGGCATCGCAACGATTACGACAAGGCGGTCGCCGGTTTCCGCTGGCCCGATCCGGTGGACTTCAACTGGGCGCTGGACTGGTTCGATGCGGAATTGGCCGGTAATGCCGACAGCAAAAGCCGCACCGCGCTATGGATCGTCGATGCCGGCAGCAATCGCGAGACAAAGCTGTCGTTTGAGACGCTGTCGCGTCGCTCCAATCAGGTCGCAAATTTTCTGCGCGCGCAGGGTCTGAAGCGCGGCGATCATCTGCTGCTACTGCTCGGCAATATCGTCCCGCTGTGGGAGACCATGTTGGCGGCGATGAAGCTCGGCGTCGTCGTCATTCCCGCGACGACATTGCTAACGACGGACGAATTGCGCGACCGGCTCGATCGCGGCCGCGCCAAAATCGTGGTGGCGTCGCAGGACCAGATCGCGAAGCTCACCGGCCTTGGCGGAAATGATTTCATTCGCGTGGTAGCAGGCGCACCAACGGCGCACGACGGATGGCTGCCGTTCGAGCAGGCCGCGGATTTTCCGGACACGTTCGCTCCCGACGGCCCGACCAGGGCCGACGATCCGATGCTGCTGTATTTCACCTCGGGCACCACGGCCAAGCCAAAGCTTGTACGGCACAGCCAGCGCAGCTATCCGGTCGGCGGGCTCTCGACCATGTACTGGCTCGGGCTGCAGCCCGGCGACATCCATCTCAACATCTCTTCGCCGGGCTGGGCCAAGCATGCCTGGAGTTGCCTGTTCGCGCCGTGGAATGCCGGCGCCACGGTGTTCGTGGTCAACCAGCCGCGCTTCGACGCCAAAGGCCTGCTCGCCACTGTCGGCCGTTGCGGTGTCACCACACTTTGCGCGCCGCCGACGGTGTGGCGGCTGTTCATCCAGGAGAAGCTCGCGACCTTCAAGGTGGCGCTGCGCGAGGTCTGCGGCGCCGGCGAGCCGCTCAATCCGGAAGTGATCGATCAGGTCCGCGCGGCGTGGGACCTGACCATTCGCGATGGCTACGGCCAGACCGAGACCACGGCACTGGCCGGCAATTCGCCGGGGCAGAAGGTGAAGATCGGTTCCATGGGCCGACCGTTGCCGGGCTGGCAGGTTCGCATCACCGATGCCGACGGCAATCCGGCGCAAGAGGGCGAGGTCAGCCTCGTGCTCGGCGCCGATCGGCCTGCGGGCCTGATGCAGGGCTACCAGGCCGACGATGGCAGCGTCAGCGGCGCCGATGGCGACATCTATCGCAGCGGCGACGTGGTGTTTGCCGATGACGACGGCTATCTCACCTTCGTTGGCCGCTCCGATGATGTGTTCAAATCATCGGACTACCGGATCAGTCCGTTCGAGCTGGAAAGCATCTTGCTGGAGCACGATGCCGTCGCGGAAGCCGCGGTGGTGCCAAGTCCCGATCCGATCCGGCTGGCAATTCCGAAGGCCTATGTGTTGCTGGTCGCCGGCACCGAGCGATCGGCGGCGACGGCGCTGTCGATTTTTGAGCACCTGCATCTCCGCCTCGCGCCGTTCAAGCGCATTCGCCGCATCGAACTGGTCACCGAGCTGCCGAAAACCATCTCCGGCAAGATCCGCCGCGTGCAGCTGCGCCGCCTCGAACACGCCAACGACCGCGACGACGCGCTGCGCGGCATCGAGTTCCGCGAAGAGGACTTTCCGGCCTTGCAGGCCGCGCGGCCGAGCGGATTACCGGAGACCTGA
- a CDS encoding acyl dehydratase (product_source=COG2030; cath_funfam=3.10.129.10; cog=COG2030; pfam=PF01575; superfamily=54637): MTSLMERDAYIGMVGQDIGVSSWHMVDQKRIDVFADATEDHQFIHIDPVRARETSFGSTIAHGFLTTSLISVFSYEALPKLGNVAMGVNYGFDKLRFVSPVRAGVRVRGHFSLKEARMRAPKELFSRVGVNVEIEGETKPALVADWLALTYFI; the protein is encoded by the coding sequence ATGACTTCTTTGATGGAACGCGACGCGTATATCGGCATGGTTGGGCAGGACATCGGCGTATCGTCCTGGCATATGGTGGATCAGAAACGGATCGACGTCTTCGCCGACGCCACCGAGGATCATCAGTTCATCCACATTGATCCGGTCCGCGCCCGCGAAACCTCGTTCGGCTCGACCATCGCCCACGGCTTTCTGACGACGTCGCTGATCTCGGTGTTCTCCTACGAGGCGCTGCCAAAACTCGGCAACGTCGCCATGGGCGTCAATTACGGGTTTGACAAATTGCGCTTCGTTTCGCCGGTGCGTGCCGGCGTGCGCGTCCGCGGACACTTTTCGCTGAAGGAGGCGCGAATGCGTGCGCCGAAGGAATTGTTCTCCCGCGTCGGCGTCAATGTCGAGATCGAAGGCGAGACCAAGCCGGCGCTGGTCGCCGACTGGCTGGCGCTGACCTATTTCATCTAA